The Aeoliella mucimassa genome includes the window GCTCCGCGCCGAAACTGCGTTGGGTGAAACTAGAAAGCCAAACTAGTGCCGAACGGTCACCTCGTTCTCTCGCGGATCGGTGTACTCGGCCACGGAGAACATATCGGACTTGCGGATCAAGAAGCCGGTGACCATCTCACTCAGCAGGCCGACGGTCAGGAACTGACCACCAATCAAGAAGAAGGCCAGCGCGTAATACAGTGCGGGGCGTTCGTGCAGGTGCATCTCGGGCAAGCCGAGCAGTTCGATGCGGGTCAGGCACCACATCACCGCCAGGTACCCAAGTAGCCCAAATCCAACGAGGAACGACACCAGCCCAAAACCACCGAGCAGGTGCTGTGGGCGTTGGCCGAAACCGGTGATGAACTTCACGGTCAGCAAATCGAGAAAACCTTTGACGATTCGCTTGGCGCCGTACTTGGAATGGCCAAACTTTCGCGGGCGGTGATTCACAGGGACTTCGGCCACCTTGAAGCCACGGGCGTCGGCCAGCACCGGCACGAAGCGATGCAGCTCGCCATACAGCCGAACCTCTCCGACCACTTCACGGCGATAAAGCTTGAATCCACAGTTGTGGTCGTGAAGCTTCACGCCGGTCAGCCAACCAACCATGCCGTTGAACACTTTTGAAGGCAATGTCTTGTGCCAAGGGTCCTTGCGGTCGATTTTCCAACCGCTAACCACGTCGTAGCCTTCCTGTAGTTTGGCCATCAACAGCGGCAGCTCGGCTGGATCGTCCTGCAAGTCGCCATCGATCGTCACCACGTAGGGATCTTCCACTTCGTCGAACCCAGCCGTGAGGGCGGCAGCTTTACCAAAGTTACGCCGGAATCGAACGCCGAGCACGTTGGGATCGCGTTTGCCGAGTTCGCAGATTTTCTTCCACGTGTCGTCAGTCGAACCGTCGTCGACCATCACCAAGCGCAAGCGATAGTCGTTCGCCTCGGCCGAAGCCTGCAACTGGCGATAGAGTTCTTCGACACTTTCCGACTCGTTGAGAATCGGTACTACAACAGTGATGGGAGTCATGACGTATCGCTAAGAGGGACCACGGGGAGTACGATACAGGCGGGTAGCCTCCAGTATAACACAAATGGCCCCTTCCGACGCGACCGAAACCAGTCGCCAGAGCGCGACCACTACCAAGGCGACCCCTTCGGCAACCTCTGGGGCGAAAACCGACTTCAGCAGCTCGACTTGCAGCCCGTCGCGAACCATCAAACCACCGGGAATCAGCGACAAAAAGCCGGCGACCACCGGTAAAGCAACCGCTTCTATCCACAATGGCAACTCTTGCCAGGGCCAGCCGAGGGTCGGGTCGACCGCCCGGGCGGCGGACCACAAACTGACGCCAATGATCGACCAGGCAATCACCGAGCAAACAAGTCCCGCGCAAGTTAGACGCCAGTTAATTGCTTGCAACGAAACAGTGGATTCACTTTGGTCGCTGCTTCGCTGCTTCACGACCTTGGTAG containing:
- a CDS encoding glycosyltransferase family 2 protein, giving the protein MTPITVVVPILNESESVEELYRQLQASAEANDYRLRLVMVDDGSTDDTWKKICELGKRDPNVLGVRFRRNFGKAAALTAGFDEVEDPYVVTIDGDLQDDPAELPLLMAKLQEGYDVVSGWKIDRKDPWHKTLPSKVFNGMVGWLTGVKLHDHNCGFKLYRREVVGEVRLYGELHRFVPVLADARGFKVAEVPVNHRPRKFGHSKYGAKRIVKGFLDLLTVKFITGFGQRPQHLLGGFGLVSFLVGFGLLGYLAVMWCLTRIELLGLPEMHLHERPALYYALAFFLIGGQFLTVGLLSEMVTGFLIRKSDMFSVAEYTDPRENEVTVRH